The following nucleotide sequence is from cyanobacterium endosymbiont of Braarudosphaera bigelowii.
GCACGTTAGGGTAAATATATTATATCGTTTAAATAAAAGAACTAAGAACTATGTCTTATTAGTTAATCTCTCGATTTTTATAAGGATGAAAATTCTCAAATATTCTTATTTCTTTCGGGCCTAAATAAATGATTATGATCAGGATGATACAACTTAGAACGATTATCAATGTTAGTTTTTAGAGCGGGACTAATAATATAGAGAGTAGTGCGAATAAGTTTTTCTTTTTGAGTAACTTCTGCCATGTTTTCTAAAGGAACAATTCGAATTACTTCATCTGGCCAGCCAACTCGAAAACATATAGCAACTAAAGTATTAGAGGGATAGTGTTTGAGGAGTGCAGCTTGTGATTTTTCTGCATGACGTGCTGCTAAATAAAGACATAGACTTGATTTATGAGCCGCTAATTTTTCTAGTTTTTCAGGACTGGGCACTTTCGACGCAGCACCGTCTACACGTGTTAATATGATTGTCTGCACTAGCTCAGGAATTGTCAATTCTGCGCTAATTTTAGCTGCTGCTGCTTGAAAAGCACTAATACCGGGAACTAGTTCAAATTTAATATTTTCTTTAATCAGAAGAGTAATTTGTTCATAGATTGCACTATAAAGTGTTAAATCTCCTGAATGAAGACGTACAACAGTATAACCATGTTCAACTCTATTTTTTATTAACTCTATTATACTCTCAAGAGTTTTATTTCCAGTAGTAATTAGCTGTGCATCTTTGCGAACATCTTGTAAAATTTGTTTTGGAATTAAAGAATCTGCATATAAAATAACATCAGCTTGAGTAATTATTTTATATGCCTTTAAAGTCAACAGTTCTGGATCACCTGGACCAGCACCAATAAAGTAAACTAATGGTTTTAAAGGAGTCATTGTATCTAATTTTTCAAATAAGTTTGACAATATTAAACAACAGGAGGATTATGGTTTTACTATTCGACAACTTACAAAATTTATAATAAGTAGTTAATATGTTATTAGATTAACATATTGAATAACATATAAGATTTTTTTTGAAGTATCTGCAATGTATTTCATAATGTTGTCTAAGTGAAAAAATGAAGCTTGATGTTTTTAATTTTATGTCAAGAAATTATTATTCAATAACTATCAAACTGAAATATTTATTAGAACTAGAAATATAGATAATGCATAATTTCCGATGCAAGTTTTCCATTTAACTTTAATCTTTTTTGGAGATCAGCTAAGTCTTTAAAATCACCTCTTGTCAATCTATTTTTTACAATTTCTTCTGCCATTAGGTTACTAATAGGATTAATTCCTTTGAGCTCTTCTAAAGTTGCTAAGTTTATATTGATCCTTTGTGGTGTTAAAGCACTTTCAGGATCATAATAAGAAAAAGCTAAAATCTTTGCTAAAGGTTGAAGACGTTGAAGAGGAATTTTTAGTGCGGCTGACATGTCTTCCACAGACAAAATTTCTACTCCTGAATTGATTAATTCCACTAAACTACGAGCTTGGTGAATTGATATTCCAGGTAACCTCAATAAATCGTCAACATTAGCCTTATCAATTTCAATTTTAACTCCTAACTCTTCTGCAATGGATATTTCTTCAAAAGAAGTAAAACGATGATATGGATCATTTTTAATACGTTCCCGAAGACTTCTCTTTTGAGAGTTTAATTTGTTCGCTAAAAAAGAAAATATCATAATAAAAAATAATTTGTATTTCAAATATAGATAAGATCTACATCTAAGTTTATATGAAATATTCTAAATTAAATGCTTCACAATTAGGAAGTTTAATTAATCCTATCTAATAACTGACGACGTTTTTGTTCAAATTCATAATCAGTAATTAATCCTTCTGCTCTTAGCTTATCTAACTCTCTCAAACCTCCAGATACCATGTCAATTTGTAACGGCTCAACTTTTCTAACCTGCTGTGTATGAGTAGCCATGCTAGGAAGTTTAGATTTCGCCTTGGCAGGTTCTAAAATAGGTAAATTATTAAATTGATTGTTAAATTGTTCTTCACCCTGAGCGAAGTACCATAACGCATCAATTGCGCACGCAATACTAGGAATAGGAGTATTCCATAACAAAAAGTACATAACTCCCCAAACAGGTTGTCCCAGGTAAA
It contains:
- the cobM gene encoding precorrin-4 C(11)-methyltransferase, which gives rise to MTPLKPLVYFIGAGPGDPELLTLKAYKIITQADVILYADSLIPKQILQDVRKDAQLITTGNKTLESIIELIKNRVEHGYTVVRLHSGDLTLYSAIYEQITLLIKENIKFELVPGISAFQAAAAKISAELTIPELVQTIILTRVDGAASKVPSPEKLEKLAAHKSSLCLYLAARHAEKSQAALLKHYPSNTLVAICFRVGWPDEVIRIVPLENMAEVTQKEKLIRTTLYIISPALKTNIDNRSKLYHPDHNHLFRPERNKNI
- a CDS encoding helix-hairpin-helix domain-containing protein, with amino-acid sequence MIFSFLANKLNSQKRSLRERIKNDPYHRFTSFEEISIAEELGVKIEIDKANVDDLLRLPGISIHQARSLVELINSGVEILSVEDMSAALKIPLQRLQPLAKILAFSYYDPESALTPQRININLATLEELKGINPISNLMAEEIVKNRLTRGDFKDLADLQKRLKLNGKLASEIMHYLYF
- a CDS encoding SHOCT domain-containing protein; translated protein: MQRLEKLLTQPKNRKVGITLALLSTVVPWPIAGVHKFYLGQPVWGVMYFLLWNTPIPSIACAIDALWYFAQGEEQFNNQFNNLPILEPAKAKSKLPSMATHTQQVRKVEPLQIDMVSGGLRELDKLRAEGLITDYEFEQKRRQLLDRIN